Proteins encoded by one window of Dryocola sp. LX212:
- the ileS gene encoding isoleucine--tRNA ligase yields the protein MSDFKSTLNLPETGFPMRGDLAKREPGMLARWNDDDLYGIIRTAKKGKKSFILHDGPPYANGSIHIGHSVNKILKDIIVKSKGLSGFDSPYVPGWDCHGLPIELKVEQLIGKPGEKVSAAEFRAACRKYAAEQVDGQREDFIRLGVLGDWSRPYLTMDFNTEANIIRALSKIIGNGHLHKGAKPVHWCVDCRSALAEAEVEYYDKTSPSIFVSFHAVDADAVKAKFGAAVVTGPVSLVIWTTTPWTLPSNRAVSLNADFEYVLVQVDGQALIVAKDLLESVMKSAAISDWTVLGETKGAELELMRFKHPFLAYDVPVILGDHVTLDAGTGAVHTAGGHGPDDYVISQKYGLEIANPVGPDGCYLPGTYEGLDGVQVFKANDLIVNILRDKGALLHVEKLLHSYPHCWRHKTPIIFRATPQWFVSMDQKGLREQSLKEIKGVQWIPDWGQARIESMVANRPDWCISRQRTWGVPMSLFVHKETEELHPRTLELMEEVAKRVEQDGIQAWWDLDPRDIMGDDADNYTKVPDTLDVWFDSGSTHSSVVDVRPEFNGHAADMYLEGSDQHRGWFMSSLMISTAMKGKAPYRQVLTHGFTVDGQGRKMSKSIGNTVSPQDVMNKLGADILRLWVASTDYTGEMAVSDEILKRAADAYRRIRNTARFLLANLNGFNPETDMVKPEEMVKLDRWAVGCAQEAQADILASYENYDFHEVVQRLMRFCSVEMGSFYLDIIKDRQYTAKPDSVARRSCQTALYHIAEALVRWMAPIMSFTADEIWGFLPGKREQYVFTGEWYEGLFGLDNAEEMNNDYWDTLLTVRGEVNKVIEQARADKRVGGSLEAAVTLYADSDLAAKLNALGDELRFVLLTSGAQVADYAQATEDAQPSEILKGLKVALRKADGEKCPRCWHYTTDVGQVAEHAEICGRCVSNVAGDGEKRKFA from the coding sequence ATGAGTGACTTTAAATCTACCCTGAACTTGCCGGAAACAGGGTTCCCGATGCGTGGCGATCTCGCTAAACGCGAACCGGGCATGCTGGCGCGCTGGAACGATGATGACCTGTACGGCATCATCCGTACTGCAAAAAAAGGCAAGAAGTCCTTTATTTTGCACGATGGCCCTCCTTACGCGAACGGCAGCATTCATATTGGTCACTCCGTAAACAAGATTCTGAAAGATATTATCGTTAAGTCCAAAGGGCTTTCCGGTTTTGACTCGCCGTATGTGCCGGGCTGGGACTGTCACGGTCTGCCAATCGAGCTGAAAGTAGAACAGCTGATCGGCAAGCCGGGCGAGAAAGTGTCTGCGGCGGAATTCCGTGCGGCGTGCCGTAAGTATGCGGCCGAGCAGGTTGACGGCCAGCGCGAAGACTTCATCCGCTTAGGCGTGCTGGGTGACTGGTCACGTCCGTACCTGACCATGGATTTCAATACCGAAGCGAACATCATCCGTGCGCTCAGCAAAATCATCGGTAACGGCCACCTGCATAAAGGTGCTAAGCCAGTCCACTGGTGCGTCGACTGTCGTTCAGCGCTGGCTGAGGCGGAAGTTGAGTACTACGACAAAACGTCTCCTTCCATCTTTGTTAGTTTCCATGCGGTCGATGCCGACGCGGTAAAGGCGAAGTTTGGTGCGGCTGTGGTGACCGGCCCGGTTTCTCTTGTTATCTGGACAACCACCCCGTGGACCCTGCCTTCTAACCGTGCGGTCTCTTTGAACGCTGACTTCGAGTACGTGCTGGTGCAGGTTGATGGCCAGGCGCTGATCGTCGCCAAAGATTTGCTTGAAAGCGTGATGAAAAGCGCGGCAATCAGCGACTGGACAGTGCTGGGCGAAACAAAAGGTGCTGAGCTTGAGCTGATGCGCTTTAAGCATCCGTTCCTTGCTTACGATGTGCCAGTGATTCTTGGCGACCACGTTACCCTGGATGCGGGTACCGGTGCGGTTCATACCGCAGGCGGCCACGGTCCTGACGACTACGTGATCAGCCAGAAATACGGTCTGGAAATTGCCAACCCGGTTGGGCCGGACGGCTGCTACCTGCCTGGCACCTATGAAGGGCTGGACGGCGTCCAGGTCTTCAAAGCCAACGATCTGATCGTCAACATCCTGCGCGATAAAGGCGCTCTGCTGCACGTTGAAAAACTGCTGCACAGCTACCCGCACTGCTGGCGTCACAAAACCCCGATCATCTTCCGTGCCACGCCGCAGTGGTTTGTGAGCATGGATCAGAAAGGCCTGCGCGAGCAGTCCCTGAAAGAGATTAAAGGCGTGCAGTGGATCCCGGACTGGGGCCAGGCGCGCATTGAATCCATGGTTGCTAACCGTCCGGACTGGTGTATCTCCCGTCAGCGCACCTGGGGCGTGCCAATGTCCCTGTTCGTGCATAAAGAGACGGAAGAGCTTCACCCGCGTACGCTGGAACTGATGGAAGAAGTTGCGAAGCGCGTAGAACAAGACGGCATCCAGGCGTGGTGGGATTTAGATCCGCGCGACATCATGGGTGACGACGCAGACAACTACACCAAAGTGCCGGACACCCTGGACGTGTGGTTCGACTCCGGCTCAACGCACTCATCCGTTGTGGACGTGCGCCCTGAGTTCAACGGCCACGCGGCGGACATGTATCTGGAAGGGTCGGATCAGCACCGCGGCTGGTTCATGTCCTCCCTGATGATCTCCACGGCGATGAAAGGCAAAGCGCCTTACCGCCAGGTGCTGACCCACGGCTTCACCGTAGATGGTCAGGGCCGTAAGATGTCCAAATCCATCGGCAACACCGTTTCTCCGCAGGACGTGATGAACAAGCTGGGCGCGGACATCCTGCGCCTGTGGGTGGCATCTACCGACTACACCGGCGAAATGGCGGTTTCCGACGAAATCCTCAAGCGTGCTGCCGATGCATATCGTCGCATCCGTAACACTGCTCGCTTCCTGCTGGCTAACCTGAACGGCTTTAATCCGGAAACCGACATGGTGAAACCCGAAGAGATGGTGAAGCTGGACCGTTGGGCGGTAGGCTGCGCGCAGGAAGCACAGGCGGATATCCTGGCCTCCTACGAAAACTACGATTTCCACGAAGTTGTGCAGCGCCTGATGCGCTTCTGCTCCGTTGAAATGGGCTCGTTCTATCTCGACATCATCAAAGATCGTCAGTACACCGCGAAGCCGGACAGCGTGGCGCGCCGCAGCTGCCAGACCGCTCTGTATCACATTGCAGAAGCGCTGGTTCGCTGGATGGCACCGATCATGTCCTTCACCGCCGACGAAATCTGGGGCTTCCTGCCGGGTAAACGCGAGCAGTACGTCTTCACCGGCGAGTGGTACGAAGGTCTGTTTGGCCTGGATAACGCCGAAGAGATGAACAACGACTACTGGGATACCCTGCTGACCGTGCGCGGCGAAGTGAACAAGGTCATTGAGCAGGCTCGCGCCGACAAACGCGTTGGTGGGTCTCTGGAAGCGGCAGTCACCCTGTACGCGGACAGCGATCTGGCAGCGAAGCTCAACGCCCTGGGCGATGAATTGCGATTTGTCCTGTTGACCTCCGGTGCGCAAGTTGCCGATTATGCGCAGGCAACGGAAGACGCTCAGCCGAGCGAAATCCTTAAAGGCCTGAAAGTCGCCTTGCGTAAAGCCGACGGTGAGAAGTGCCCGCGCTGCTGGCATTACACTACCGACGTCGGTCAGGTAGCGGAACACGCAGAAATTTGCGGCCGCTGTGTCAGCAACGTAGCCGGTGACGGCGAAAAGCGTAAGTTCGCCTGA
- the rpsT gene encoding 30S ribosomal protein S20, translating to MANIKSAKKRAVQSEKARKHNASRRSMMRTFLKKVYAAIETGDKAAAQKAFNEMQPIVDRQASKGLIHKNKAARHKANLTAQINKLA from the coding sequence TTGGCTAATATCAAATCAGCTAAGAAACGTGCTGTACAGTCTGAAAAGGCTCGTAAGCACAACGCAAGCCGTCGCTCTATGATGCGTACTTTCCTCAAGAAAGTATACGCAGCGATTGAAACTGGCGACAAAGCTGCTGCACAGAAAGCATTTAACGAAATGCAACCAATCGTGGATCGTCAGGCTAGCAAAGGTCTGATCCACAAAAACAAAGCTGCGCGTCATAAGGCTAACCTTACTGCGCAAATCAACAAACTGGCTTAA
- the lspA gene encoding signal peptidase II, producing the protein MSKPILSTGLRWLWLVVVVLIIDLGSKYLILQHFMLGDTVSLFPSLNLHYARNYGAAFSFLADKGGWQRWFFAGIAVGISVVLAVLMYRAKATQKLNNIAYALIIGGALGNLFDRLWHGFVVDMIDFYVGDWHFATFNLADTAICIGAALIVLEGFFVSDGKKKAA; encoded by the coding sequence ATGAGTAAACCGATTCTTTCTACCGGCCTGCGCTGGCTGTGGCTGGTGGTCGTGGTGCTAATCATCGATCTGGGCAGCAAGTACCTGATCCTCCAGCATTTCATGCTGGGGGACACCGTCTCGCTGTTCCCGTCGCTGAACCTGCACTACGCCCGTAACTACGGCGCGGCGTTTAGTTTCCTGGCGGATAAAGGCGGCTGGCAGCGCTGGTTCTTCGCGGGCATTGCGGTGGGTATCTCCGTGGTGCTGGCGGTGCTGATGTACCGCGCGAAAGCCACCCAGAAGCTGAACAATATCGCCTATGCTTTGATCATCGGCGGCGCGCTCGGCAACCTGTTCGACAGGCTCTGGCACGGCTTCGTGGTCGACATGATCGACTTCTACGTCGGCGACTGGCACTTTGCCACCTTCAACCTGGCCGATACGGCAATCTGTATCGGCGCGGCGCTGATTGTGCTGGAAGGGTTCTTCGTCTCTGACGGGAAGAAGAAAGCGGCATAA
- the ribF gene encoding bifunctional riboflavin kinase/FAD synthetase, with translation MKLIRGIHNLRQNHHGCVLTIGNFDGVHRGHKSLLQGLCEEGRTRNLPVMVMIFEPQPLELFAAGQAPARLTRLREKLRYLAECGVDYVLCVRFDRRFAALTAQNFVSDLLVNRLGVKFLAVGDDFRFGAGRQGDFLLLQKAGLEYGFNVTSTQTFCEGGVRISSTAVRQALADDKLELAKSLLGHPFIISGRVVHGDELGRTIGFPTANIPLRRQVSPVKGVYAVEVAGLGDKLLPGVANIGTRPTVAGMRQQLEVHLLDVAMDLYGHHIDVVLRKKIRNEQRFASLDELKAQIANDVVTAREFFGSNT, from the coding sequence ATGAAGCTGATACGCGGCATACATAATTTACGCCAGAATCACCACGGGTGTGTCCTCACCATTGGTAATTTCGATGGCGTGCATCGAGGCCACAAGTCTCTGCTACAAGGGCTGTGTGAGGAGGGGCGTACGCGCAACCTTCCGGTCATGGTGATGATTTTCGAGCCTCAGCCGCTGGAGCTTTTTGCCGCAGGCCAGGCGCCTGCACGCTTAACCCGTCTGCGTGAAAAATTGCGCTACCTGGCGGAGTGCGGCGTGGACTACGTGCTTTGCGTGCGTTTTGACCGCCGCTTTGCCGCACTAACGGCCCAAAACTTTGTTAGCGACCTGCTGGTTAACCGCCTCGGGGTGAAGTTTCTCGCCGTCGGGGATGATTTCCGCTTTGGTGCTGGTCGCCAGGGGGATTTCTTGTTATTACAGAAGGCAGGCCTGGAATACGGCTTTAACGTCACCAGCACGCAGACTTTTTGCGAAGGTGGCGTACGCATCAGCAGCACGGCGGTCCGCCAGGCCTTAGCTGATGACAAACTCGAGCTTGCTAAAAGCCTGCTTGGGCATCCGTTTATTATCTCCGGACGCGTTGTCCACGGCGACGAGCTGGGCCGCACCATCGGTTTTCCGACGGCGAATATACCGCTGCGCCGTCAGGTATCCCCGGTAAAAGGGGTGTACGCGGTAGAAGTGGCGGGTCTCGGCGACAAGCTGCTTCCTGGCGTTGCCAATATCGGCACCCGCCCTACGGTGGCGGGGATGCGCCAGCAGTTAGAAGTTCATTTGCTGGATGTTGCAATGGACCTGTATGGACACCATATAGATGTGGTGCTGCGTAAAAAAATACGCAATGAACAGCGCTTCGCTTCGCTCGATGAACTGAAAGCGCAGATCGCTAACGATGTAGTAACCGCCCGCGAATTTTTTGGCTCTAATACCTGA